In Planctomycetota bacterium, a single genomic region encodes these proteins:
- a CDS encoding DUF4326 domain-containing protein produces MSGLASAAPATRRVDVRDRVAGAVYVGRAAPRAGLAGSPFANPFRVDVDGSRDDVVARYREWILGEPGLLGRLHELHGRPLACWCPSGLACHADVLAALVEAEATLRGLVEAGVRVEVAGDRLRLHPADPAATIDETLVERARRYKAEIRGLLATVPPLPNPRETWLAAVDRLAETVHVPPEILADLRAAKVKWS; encoded by the coding sequence ATGAGCGGCCTCGCGTCAGCGGCTCCGGCGACGCGCCGCGTCGACGTCCGCGATCGAGTCGCGGGAGCGGTCTACGTCGGCCGAGCCGCGCCTCGCGCCGGCCTGGCCGGGAGTCCCTTCGCCAATCCCTTCCGGGTCGACGTCGACGGCTCGCGGGACGACGTCGTGGCTCGGTACCGCGAGTGGATCCTCGGCGAGCCTGGCCTCCTCGGTCGCCTCCACGAGCTCCACGGCCGGCCGCTGGCGTGCTGGTGTCCGTCAGGCCTGGCGTGCCACGCCGACGTCCTCGCGGCTCTCGTCGAGGCGGAGGCGACCCTCCGAGGCCTTGTGGAGGCCGGCGTCCGCGTCGAGGTCGCCGGCGACCGGCTCCGACTCCACCCGGCCGACCCGGCGGCCACGATCGACGAGACGCTCGTCGAGCGAGCCAGGCGGTACAAGGCCGAGATCCGCGGCCTCCTCGCCACGGTCCCGCCGCTGCCGAATCCTCGCGAGACGTGGCTCGCCGCGGTCGACCGCCTGGCGGAGACTGTCCACGTCCCGCCGGAGATCCTCGCCGATCTCCGAGCGGCGAAGGTGAAGTGGAGCTAG
- a CDS encoding helix-turn-helix transcriptional regulator, translated as MKKLSEQLREAIETAGVSRYEIAKISGVSQPSLSKFVLRQRPGLSFDAMDRVGLALGLSIVKKKSGKKRGSKRGHSRH; from the coding sequence ATGAAGAAGCTGTCGGAGCAACTCCGCGAGGCGATCGAGACGGCCGGCGTGAGCCGCTACGAGATCGCCAAGATCTCCGGCGTCTCTCAGCCTTCGCTTTCTAAGTTCGTCCTCCGCCAGCGGCCAGGCCTCTCCTTCGACGCGATGGATCGCGTCGGCCTGGCGCTCGGTCTCTCGATCGTGAAGAAGAAGTCCGGCAAAAAACGAGGATCCAAACGTGGCCACTCTCGGCACTGA